The Acidobacteriota bacterium genome has a window encoding:
- a CDS encoding cytochrome C554, translating into MRMPWCFALLLAAAAGGAGRAGSEPAAAYVGWERCAPCHAELAEGWQTTRHAKAIDSLRKTGQENLPGCVECHVTGYEKDGGFIDCELTPEMAGVQCEACHGPGGGHVGDPMGVQLVRDAGEEVCRACHTEDQDPGFNYEEKTKGIHGD; encoded by the coding sequence ATGAGGATGCCATGGTGTTTTGCCCTGTTGCTGGCGGCGGCGGCCGGGGGCGCCGGCCGGGCCGGCTCGGAGCCGGCCGCCGCATACGTGGGGTGGGAGCGGTGCGCCCCCTGTCACGCGGAACTCGCCGAGGGCTGGCAGACGACGCGGCACGCGAAGGCGATCGACAGCCTCAGGAAGACGGGGCAGGAGAATCTGCCCGGGTGCGTCGAGTGCCACGTCACCGGGTATGAAAAGGACGGGGGCTTTATCGACTGCGAACTGACGCCGGAAATGGCGGGCGTGCAGTGCGAGGCCTGCCACGGGCCCGGCGGGGGGCACGTGGGGGACCCGATGGGGGTCCAACTGGTCCGGGACGCGGGTGAGGAGGTCTGCCGGGCGTGCCATACCGAGGACCAGGACCCGGGATTCAACTACGAGGAAAAGA
- a CDS encoding rhodanese-like domain-containing protein, protein MKRYLGAWIAGACLVALALAAPAAEIPRIGAGELKKMMDEGVAVTVIDVQSRAAYAEGHIRGALSIPWQSQIALEDVWSLPTDQLIVTYCDCGPGEADSADFARQLFQMGYENVKILADPSIREWREKGYPLEK, encoded by the coding sequence ATGAAACGATATCTTGGCGCGTGGATTGCAGGTGCCTGCCTGGTGGCGTTGGCGTTGGCGGCCCCGGCGGCGGAGATCCCCCGCATCGGGGCCGGGGAACTGAAGAAGATGATGGACGAGGGGGTTGCGGTGACCGTGATCGACGTGCAGTCCAGGGCGGCGTACGCCGAGGGGCACATCCGGGGCGCCCTCTCGATCCCCTGGCAGAGTCAGATCGCGCTCGAGGATGTCTGGTCGCTGCCGACGGACCAGCTGATCGTCACCTACTGCGACTGCGGCCCGGGGGAGGCGGACAGCGCCGATTTTGCGCGGCAGCTCTTCCAAATGGGATACGAAAACGTCAAAATACTGGCGGACCCCTCCATAAGGGAGTGGCGTGAAAAGGGCTACCCGCTCGAAAAGTAG